From Trichoplusia ni isolate ovarian cell line Hi5 chromosome 20, tn1, whole genome shotgun sequence, a single genomic window includes:
- the LOC113503849 gene encoding uncharacterized protein LOC113503849, with product MRAELPEFKRCCCCFPLRYGLMTWGYLKLISSCLLLITFTYALYFTICRVLTVPGAIYYYEEITIYCIFIAILTLDATFTTVFVVGGHQKSPKLLRVYYIYGMVVLVLLLIMLSIMTLPFFFFEDSYTSFRIRVHMIDVCSIFLEIMLQTYFLLLVRSEMVKLNSNCEFRFVNNAAQAECVMTYQENRNGKVTAELKKENYV from the exons ATGCGTGCTGAACTGCCCGAATTCAAAAGATGCTGTTGCTGTTTCCCACTTCGATATGGTCTTATGACATGGGGATATTTGAAACTG ATTTCATCCTGCTTATTATTGATAACGTTTACATACGCTCTGTATTTCACAATATGTCGTGTGTTAACTGTCCCTGGCGCTATCTATTACTATGAAGAGATTACAATATATTGCATATTCATCGCGATATTGACGCTAGACGCAACTTTTACTACAGTCTTCGTAGTTGGCGGTCACCAG AAAAGCCCCAAGCTACTGCGTGTGTACTACATCTACGGGATGGTAGTCTTGGTGCTGTTACTCATCATGTTATCAATCATGACGCTACCGTTCTTCTTCTTCGAAGACAGTTACACCTCGTTTCGTATAAGGGTGCATATGATTGACGTCTGTAGTATATTCCTTGAAATAA TGCTTCAAACATATTTCTTACTGCTTGTACGAAGTGAGATGGTGAAGCTTAACAGCAATTGCGAATTCAGATTCGTGAATAATGCCGCCCAAGCCGAATGTGTCATGACGTATCAAGAAAATAGAAACGGAAAAGTTACGGCAGAATTGAAGAAAGAGAACTATGTTTGA
- the LOC113503710 gene encoding uncharacterized protein LOC113503710, translating into MLEEVPLCKKCCVCIPLRYGLLTWVYIKLIITIFIFLTLVLSLYEMNGFCYGCTLFLIFFVIILIFVLTDIILDIVFIVGGHLKNVRLLTLFYRYSFVLAVVTIMLAVLSLLVFLLPVKVPGLLFSINLAIYSIALCIQIYFILLLRSEIIKLRSNCSYRYVKNAPGSEGSVHKEEIDGLKENEHVYENEMS; encoded by the exons CGATATGGTTTGCTGACATGGGTATATATAAAACTG attattacaattttcatattCTTAACACTGGTGTTAAGTTTATATGAAATGAATGGTTTCTGCTATGGCTGTACactttttcttatcttttttgtaattatattaatatttgtactcACAGATATTATATTAgacattgtatttattgtagGAGGTCATTTG aAAAACGTGAGGCTGTTAACATTGTTCTACCGCTACTCCTTCGTCCTGGCGGTTGTGACAATAATGCTAGCTGTATTATCTTTACTAGTCTTCCTACTTCCCGTCAAAGTTCCAGGccttttattttccataaatcTAGCAATTTATTCAATCGCGTTAT GTATACAAATATACTTCATTCTTCTTCTAAGGAGTGAGATTATTAAGCTTAGGAGCAACTGCTCGTACAGATACGTGAAGAACGCTCCTGGATCAGAGGGCAGCGTACACAAAGAAGAAATAGACGGCTTGAAGGAAAATGAACATGTTTATGAGAATGAAATGAGTTGA